A genomic window from Fusarium oxysporum Fo47 chromosome VIII, complete sequence includes:
- a CDS encoding S-adenosyl-L-methionine-dependent methyltransferase: MSAGKYAYPNDQSENERLEIQHNVWLLTLRGSLALCPKGNEAAKRVLDVGTGTGCWAIEYADAFPQSEVIGVDLSPTQPTMVPINCTFEIDDLEKDWIWAKPFDFVFSRVMAGSFEDYDAFISKAYKALEPGGWFEMQDIVLPYKSDDGTLHADLELAKLGHYFCEASKILGRSVEAPRHYKSMMQKAGFINIVKRHFKWPLNAWAKDPYYKEIGAWSFANLDGGLEGLTLALFTRGMKWTKEETMTFCAEVRKHLRDPRIHAYLPVIVVYGQRAESASTDE, encoded by the exons AATACGCATACCCCAACGATCAAAGCGAGAACGAGCGTCTGG AGATCCAGCACAATGTCTGGCTCCTCACTCTGCGTGGAAGTCTGGCACTCTGCCCCAAGGGTAATGAGGCAGCAAAGAGAGTTCTTGATGTAGGCACTGGAACAGGGTGTTGGGCTATTGAATATG CCGATGCTTTTCCACAGTCGGAA GTCATTGGCGTGGATCTGAGCCCAACTCAGCCGACTAT GGTACCTATCAACTGCACATTTGAAATTGACGATCTCGAAAAAGATTGGATTTGGGCAAAACCCTTTGATTTCGTCTTTAGCCGCGTCATGGCGGGTAGTTTCGAAGATTACGATGCTTTCATCTCCAAAGCCTACAA GGCCCTCGAGCCAGGAGGGTGGTTCGAAATGCAAGACATAGTCCTCCCCTACAAATCCGACGACGGCACCCTCCACGCAGACCTCGAGCTCGCCAAACTAGGCCACTACTTTTGCGAAGCCAGTAAAATCCTCGGCCGCTCAGTCGAAGCCCCGCGTCATTACAAAAGCATGATGCAAAAAGcaggcttcatcaacattgtTAAGCGTCACTTCAAATGGCCTCTCAACGCATGGGCCAAAGACCCTTACTACAAGGAGATTGGCGCTTGGAGCTTTGCTAACCTTGATGGTGGGCTTGAGGGCTTGACTTTGGCGCTGTTCACGAGGGGGATGAAGTGGACTAAGGAGGAGACTATGACTTTTTGTGCGGAGGTGCGCAAGCACCTGAGGGATCCTAGGATCCATGCCTATCTTCCTGT TATTGTTGTTTATGGGCAGAGGGCAGAGTCAGCCTCTACTGACGAATAA
- a CDS encoding uncharacterized protein (domain of unknown function-domain containing protein) produces MSASPPSGSSKRRVRTEAQMSQKRLADRVKHRENRQEHKQRMERMEADIAQIRKNLDTVSAQLRTLPQLSADLVALQQRSSQKPPGEAYEMDTSVETPDFPAGRRAPAAAPCAADHHDIPPAEVPEVVSSLFPTPSHVDCRCGVQHHSQADCLEYRSFAILYETHAAFPKDPLHARSLPRNPELPNMTLHSYGDNAVTCFLTSFLKGFEMASVETLFGVYFFAYRLMRWRLHPDPMTLKDVPPWLLPTEVQNTYPHPVSIDYIPWPDLRDFLCTNPRIKSRHSVKIYLESLQLKWPPGCPLMAVEGGQVCVSPEFEAIACDLNNWELGPPWLEAFPRLVSLVHP; encoded by the exons ATGTCCGCGTCTCCACCTAGCGGCTCGTCCAAGCGACGGGTACGCACAGAGGCTCAAATGAGCCAGAAGCGACTGGCAGATCGCGTCAAGCACAGAGAGAACCGGCAGGAGCACAAACAACGTATGGAGCGGATGGAAGCAGACATAGCACAGATCAGAAAGAACCTCGACACCGTTTCCGCTCAGCTCCGGACGCTTCCGCAGTTGAGCGCTGATCTGGTGGCTTTGCAACAGAGATCTTCGCAGAAACCCCCTGGCGAGGCTTATGAGATGGACACGAGCGTTGAGACCCCGGACTTCCCCGCAGGGCGACGAGCGCCAGCTGCTGCTCCATGTGCGGCAGACCACCACGATATCCCGCCTGCCGAGGTTCCGGAGGTGGTGTCGAGTTTATTCCCCACGCCGTCGCATGTCGATTGCCGATGCGGAGTGCAACATCACTCGCAGGCGGATTGTCTCGAGTATCGGAGTTTCGCGATACTTTACGAGACCCATGCTGCTTTTCCCAAGGATCCGCTCCACGCTAGGTCCTTGCCGAGGAACCCTGAGCTGCCTAACATGACGCTTCACTCTTACGGGGATAATGCAGTCACATGTTTTCTGACCTCGTTTCTCAAGGGTTTTGAGATGGCTAGTGTGGAGACTTTGTTTGGGGTCTATTTCTTTGCCTATCGTCTCATGAGA TGGCGCTTACATCCTGATCCTATGACTCTCAAGGATGTACCGCCGTGGCTGCTTCCTACCGAGGTTCAGAATACCTATCCACATCCTGTGAGCATCGATTACATCCCTTGGCCCGACCTGCGAGACTTTTTGTGTACGAATCCACGTATCAAGTCAAGGCATTCAGTCAAGATATACCTTGAGTCTCTTCAACTAAAATGGCCGCCTGGATGTCCTTTGATGGCTGTCGAAGGTGGTCAGGTTTGCGTAAGCCCCGAGTTTGAGGCTATTGCATGTGATCTCAATAATTGGGAACTAGGGCCACCCTGGTTGGAGGCTTTTCCTCGTTTGGTTTCACTTGTGCATCCTTGA
- a CDS encoding glycosyltransferase family 17-domain-containing protein produces the protein MVPKAVSRGILVIGICSLLWWTFRPLRGSHAVFTEPLQTVDLLSPTSDDGRKTPELYASRAAYDLCSAYGYSAFVPKSPSSERKVYDMLMINDELDFLEIRLNALYDYVDYFIIVESAKTFQANSKPLILKENWDRFRRYHDKIIYHELTFPSSFDPHRAWDYEDLQRDAPFDQVMLSLVGPRAPNKGDVLIVADVDEIPRPQTLLVLRYCKFPRRLTLSSKFYYYSFQFLHTGPEWQHPQATYYQGHQTLKPTNLRNGDGGFRPFRFLERGVLSNSGWHCSSCFPTIDQFLNKMASFSHRWMNREEYRDKDKIAAAVREGKDLWGREQDQFVRIENNKDMPPLVLEEPKRFGYMISRDGLSAGFVDYNGKEKRQYTT, from the coding sequence ATGGTACCAAAAGCTGTGTCTAGAGGTATTCTGGTTATTGGTATTTGTTCCTTGCTCTGGTGGACGTTCCGACCTCTTCGCGGTTCTCATGCAGTATTTACCGAGCCGCTACAGACGGTAGACCTTCTGAGCCCGACTTCCGATGATGGCCGGAAGACTCCAGAGCTCTATGCCTCCAGGGCTGCGTATGATCTCTGTTCCGCCTATGGCTACTCAGCCTTCGTACCCAAAAGCCCCTCCAGCGAGCGCAAAGTCTACGATATGCTCATGATAAACGACGAGCTGGACTTTCTTGAAATACGCCTCAATGCATTATACGACTACGTCGActacttcatcatcgtcgagtCAGCCAAGACATTCCAAGCCAATTCGAAACCCCTTATCCTCAAAGAGAACTGGGACAGATTTCGTCGATATCATGACAAGATAATCTATCACGAACTAACTTTCCCATCAAGCTTCGACCCGCATCGTGCTTGGGACTACGAAGACTTGCAAAGAGACGCCCCCTTCGACCAAGTCATGCTCAGTCTTGTCGGACCAAGAGCTCCAAACAAGGGAGACGTTCTCATCGTGGCCGACGTCGATGAGATCCCCCGACCACAAaccctcctcgtcctccGATATTGCAAATTCCCTCGCCGCCTAACACTCTCTTCCAAATTCTACTACTATTCATTCCAATTTCTGCATACCGGCCCAGAATGGCAGCACCCCCAAGCGACCTATTACCAAGGACACCAAACCCTCAAACCCACCAATCTTCGTAATGGAGATGGAGGCTTCCGTCCGTTTCGCTTCCTCGAGAGGGGTGTGCTCAGTAACTCCGGTTGGCATTGCAGCAGCTGTTTCCCGACAATAGACCagtttctcaacaagatggcGAGCTTTTCTCATCGGTGGATGAATCGTGAAGAGTATagagacaaagacaagatcgCTGCTGCAGTGAGAGAAGGTAAGGATCTTTGGGGGAGGGAACAGGATCAGTTTGTGAGGATTGAGAATAATAAAGACATGCCGCCACTGGTGCTTGAGGAGCCAAAGAGGTTCGGCTACATGATCAGTCGGGATGGGCTGTCAGCAGGATTTGTAGATTAcaatggaaaagaaaagagacagTATACTACTTGA
- a CDS encoding FAD dependent oxidoreductase: MSDGRYGSQSENKKPQVYNMSVANSNVVVVGGGIVGASIAWHLSSETNVTIIAEDIGGVATPNSFAWLNAASSDKKFYYDFRLRSLEHWREIEKAVENLPIHWGGTTSWDKSPRELEEEQKNLTAWGYDVIRVDKTEISKREPRIEETKLPEWGLGYDQEGALEAEKAAELLINLAKDSGAKVLETKVKGFTKTDGHISGVTLSSGETIPADHVVVAAGLGSVSLLASQNIHLPLKSTAGLLVNTKPTPKKLINGVINAPELHIRQTLDGALLFGSSYAGGDLGDDPEKTARELFAKLQKSVIGGEELEFSHYTIGHRVLPEDGLPILGETGLDGLSVAVMHSGVTNGALVGKLLSRQILTGETDPILENFRLDRFA; encoded by the coding sequence ATGTCCGACGGTCGCTATGGCTCTCAAAGTGAGAATAAAAAGCCTCAAGTGTACAACATGAGCGTCGCAAACTCCAACGTTGTCGTGGTTGGCGGCGGTATTGTCGGTGCCTCTATCGCTTGGCATCTCTCCTCCGAGACAAACGTGACCATCATCGCGGAAGATATCGGAGGAGTAGCTACTCCCAATTCATTCGCTTGGCTGAATGCTGCTTCATCGGATAAGAAGTTCTACTACGACTTTCGACTTAGGTCTCTTGAGCACTGGAGAGAGATTGAGAAAGCTGTTGAGAACTTACCCATTCATTGGGGAGGTACTACAAGCTGGGATAAATCGCCCCGAGAActtgaggaggagcagaagaaCCTGACTGCTTGGGGATATGATGTTATCCGTGTTGACAAGACGGAGATATCGAAGCGAGAACCTCGTATTGAAGAGACGAAGCTTCCAGAATGGGGTCTTGGTTACGATCAAGAGGGAGCTCTGGAAGCTGAAAAGGCTGCTGAGTTACTGATCAACCTAGCAAAAGACAGCGGAGCCAAGGTTCTCGAGACCAAGGTTAAAGGCTTCACAAAGACCGATGGCCATATCAGCGGCGTTACTCTCTCCTCCGGCGAAACTATCCCTGCAGACCATGTCGTCGTAGCCGCAGGCCTCGGAAGCGTCTCCCTGCTCGCATCGCAAAACATTCATCTCCCACTCAAAAGCACAGCAGGTCTTCTCGTCAACACAAAACCGACCCCCAAGAAACTAATCAACGGTGTAATCAACGCTCCCGAACTACACATACGTCAAACACTCGACGGAGCCTTACTTTTCGGTTCAAGCTACGCTGGAGGCGACCTAGGCGACGATCCAGAAAAGACGGCACGTGAGCTCTTCGCCAAACTTCAAAAGTCAGTCATCGGcggagaagagcttgagtTCAGCCACTACACTATCGGACATAGAGTTTTGCCAGAAGATGGGCTACCGATTCTTGGAGAGACGGGGTTGGATGGGCTTAGTGTTGCTGTGATGCATTCTGGGGTGACGAATGGGGCTCTTGTTGGGAAGTTGTTGAGCAGGCAGATTCTCACTGGGGAGACGGATCCTATACTGGAGAATTTCCGACTAGATCGTTTTGCATAA
- a CDS encoding cytochrome P450: MASPFFERGLTWLPYFIVALFTWLLLSSAISWYRLRHIPGPFFGKLSYLWVAYITITGTQHDHLVNLNRSYGPIVRVGPNEVLVDDPDLIRKVSSTRNTYTKGNWYLGGKFNPYHDPMFQITDPAQHDRVKAKLSPAYGGRDAPNLEAVVNKQVGSLIQLIKEKYTSAQGDYRPMEGTRVTRLFALDVISNLSLGQEFGYLKADSDFHGIVKALNEHMLVMTLATDIPWLRNLIFSPMFLKLFGPTENDTKGIGPLMKVANTIVRERYAPEADEQHDMLGSFKRHGLRLEECQAESLFMFVAGSETTATVIRVILLYIVASPHIYQRLRQEITEAISEGRASSPITDVESRQLPYLQAVIYEGIRIRPATLGMFFKDVPAGGETMHGKYIPAGTSIGINASSLLRSEALFGPDPQVFRPERYLEVDKETSAQMKRDVEIVFGYGRWMCAGKPIAFMELNKVIFELLRVFDFQLVEPEVAMKSESYMVFHDQSLILRVTEADHK, encoded by the exons ATGGCTTCACCATTCTTTGAAAGGGGCCTCACATGGCTTCCGTACTTTATTGTTGCTCTCTTTACTTGGCTTCTTCTATCTTCGGCTATCTCTTGGTATCGTCTTCGACATATACCGGGTCCTTTCTTCGGAAAATTATCATACCTATGGGTAGCTtacatcaccatcaccggCACACAGCATGATCACTTGGTCAACCTCAATCGAAGCTATGGACCCATTGTCAGAGTTGGTCCAAATGAGGTCCTGGTCGATGATCCAGACTTGATTCGAAAAGTCTCAAGTACTCGAAATACGTATACCAAAGGAAATTGGTATCTCGGCGGCAAATTCAATCCGTATCACGACCCCATGTTCCAGATAACAGACCCAGCCCAACACGATCGGGTCAAGGCGAAGCTATCTCCAGCGTACGGTGGACGCGATGCTCCCAATCTCGAAGCCGTAGTCAACAAACAGGTCGGCAGTTTGATTCAGTTAATCAAGGAGAAATACACGTCTGCCCAAGGAGATTATCGTCCGATGGAAGGAACCAGAGTAACACGCCTTTTTGCACTCGATGTCATATCCAATCTGTCTCTTGGCCAAGAATTCGGCTATCTCAAAGCCGACTCTGACTTTCACGGGATCGTCAAGGCGCTCAATGAACATATGTTGGTCATGACTCTTGCAACAGATATTCCATGGCTGAGAAACTTGATCTTTTCGCCTATGTTTCTGAAGCTGTTTGGGCCGACTGAGAATGATACCAAGGGGATTGGCCCGCTGATGAAGGTCGCGAATACCATTGTTCGCGAGCGATATGCTCCTGAAGCCGATGAGCAGCATGATATGCTG GGCTCGTTCAAGAGACATGGTTTAAGACTGGAGGAGTGCCAGGCTGAATCTTTATTCATGTTCGTAGCAGGATCAGAAACCACTGCCACGGTGATACGGGTTATTCTTCTCTACATTGTCGCCTCGCCTCACATATATCAGCGCCTTAGACAGGAGATCACGGAGGCGATATCTGAAGGTCGAGCTTCGAGCCCAATCACAGATGTCGAGTCTCGGCAATTACCTTACCTCCAG GCAGTAATCTACGAAGGCATCCGAATTCGTCCAGCTACATTGGGAATGTTCTTCAAAGACGTTCCAGCCGGCGGAGAAACAATGCATGGAAAGTATATCCCAGCTGGTACATCAATCGGCATCAATGCATCCTCCCTGCTACGCTCCGAAGCACTCTTCGGACCTGATCCACAAGTCTTTCGACCAGAGAGATATCTCGAAGTCGATAAAGAGACCAGTGCTCAGATGAAGCGGGATGTCGAGATTGTGTTTGGTTACGGACGATGGATGTGTGCTGGAAAGCCTATTGCGTTCATGGAACTGAACAAGGTTATTTTTGAG CTCCTTCGGGTTTTTGATTTTCAGCTCGTTGAGCCTGAAGTGGCGATGAAGTCGGAGAGTTATATGGTGTTCCATGACCAAAGTCTGATACTCAGGGTCACTGAAGCAGATCACAAATAG
- a CDS encoding thioredoxin-like protein codes for MVVHEIHSMEEFKDALEKHPLVLVDFWATWSGPCRLISPVIERHSDSSRYSSVYFCKLDIDAVREVSNELGIQTLPITVMYKDGTKCDEVHTGFLKTIEELFKKHVERDMDTVKQQTFVSHEVQSLCGFQLR; via the exons atggTCGTCCACGAGATCCATTC AATGGAGGAGTTCAAAGACGCCCTTGAGAAGCATCCATTAGTCCTTGTTGACTTCTGGGCTACATGGAGCGGGCCTTGTCGATTGATAAGTCCCGTCATCGAAAG ACACTCTGATTCATCGAGATACTCATCAGTCTACTTCTGCAAATTAGACATTGATGCGGTTAGAGAGGTTTCTAACGAGCTGGGTATCCAGACATTGCCTATTACCGTGATGTATAAGGATGGCACGAAGTGTGACGAGGTCCATACAGGATTCCTTAAGACCATAGAGGAGTTGTTTAAGAAGCATGTCGAGAGGGACATGGATACCGTTAAGCAACAAACTTTTGTGTCACATGAAGTTCAAAGTCTCTGCGGTTTCCAGCTCAGGTGA
- a CDS encoding thioredoxin-like protein, producing the protein MTVHEVKNLSEFRDTLEKNTVVLVDFWAPWCGPCRFISPVVEKLSEATESIYFVKVNVDEAEDISQEYGIRAMPTFMLFKDGEKADEVVGADPSKLEKLVQQYKS; encoded by the exons ATGACAGTCCACGAAGTCAAGAA CCTCTCCGAGTTCAGGGATACCCTTGAAAAGAACACAGTCGTCCTTGTAGACTTCTGGGCCCCATGGTGCGGACCATGCCGATTCATCAGCCCCGTCGTAGAGAA GTTGTCGGAAGCAACTGAATCGATCTACTTTGTCAAGGTCAACGTTGACGAGGCTGAGGATATTTCTCAAGAGTACGGCATCCGAGCGATGCCTACCTTCATGCTCTTCAAGGATGGCGAGAAGGCTGATGAGGTTGTGGGAGCAGACCCTTCTaagttggagaagcttgTGCAACAGTACAAGAGCTAG
- a CDS encoding amino acid permease-domain-containing protein, with product MAVEKVISDSPVVGEKGVMADENAPTKETFTATGEEYEQDDFMTRTGLNAKSFTRKHYGLGLVELDRKMKPRHLQMVAIGGSIGAGFFVGSGSALSKGGPATLFIDFFLVGVMVFNVVYAMGELAVMYPISGGFYTYAARFIDPSFGFAMAWNYTLQWAATLPLELTVCAITIQYWSPDISPGVWIAVFLAAITILNMFGTLGYAEEEFWAACFKLTSISIFMIIALVLVCGGGPSSGSYDTYQGFKLWHDPGAFKNGFKGFCSVFVTAAFSFAGSELVGLAAAESRNPTASVPAAIKQVFWRICLFYIVALLFVGLLISCNDENLLSSSSYSNSAASPFVLVGKYSGLKGLDHYMNAVILSSVLSLGIASVYGGSRTLLALAQQGFAPKIFTWVDRAGRPLPSVGFIIAFGCLAFLNLDAAGPVIFDWLLALSGLAMLVCWGSICLAHIRFRAAWKYNGHTLDEIPFKAIGGVWGSWLGLIFVVVILIAQFYVAIVAPVGESGMGTVEDFFMQYLGLPIVLAFWAGGYLWKRTSWISIEKIDIDTGRREHDWEAINAWRTELATFPWWKRLRNWAFQLNRTATTAPNLKEIQLQANMDTTMNNADPQSYSDFPWDSLIDTFPFLTNQAYQALSIQLEFFRNMGTMNLSLPEDASAKEILKTILDKAKLVNELMSILTHSSELLIELKNMEYDEMVDARREEVSSMIDEAGENIEKVITMQKEEVERGLRQEVAEPGLAEVQDQQRRTEQEMLLQQRISELGLGAPGPSETRIPSVQPPAHQQSHLPQQRTIPQQIPGLHHASSALPTGNQGYNPVPLHNPVPAHSQAPGHGQLPGHAQISGHGQVPACPLPQTVPIQRRDSVYTETSTTSSDDSEILRMMDKELKKQKQKDRAAKRMAKMKKERERGDFCSSKCHISQQDVLFYKCKWAP from the exons ATGGCTGTTGAAAAAGTCATATCTGATTCTCCCGTCGTTGGGGAAAAAGGCGTAATGGCTGATGAAAACGCTCCTACGAAAGAAACCTTCACTGCAACGGGTGAAGAATATGAGCAGGATGATTTCATGACGAGGACGGGATTGAACGCTAAGTCTTTTACGAGGAAGCATTATGGACTTGGGCTTGTGGAATTGGATCGCAAGATGAAGCCGAGACATCTTCAGATGGTTGCTATTGGAGGATCGATTGGTGCTGGGTTCTTCGTTGGGTCTGGTTCGGCTTTGAGTAAAGGT GGCCCTGCTACGTTGTTTAtcgacttcttcctcgtTGGAGTCATGGTTTTCAATGTTGTCTACGCAATGGGTGAACTAGCCGTCATGTATCCCATCTCTGGCGGTTTTTACACGTATGCGGCTCGTTTCATCGACCCGTCTTTTGGTTTCGCCATGGCGTGGAACTACACTCTTCAGTGGGCTGCTACACTTCCTCTCGAACTCACCGTCTGCGCTATTACTATCCAGTACTGGTCTCCTGACATCTCCCCCGGAGTCTGGATCGCCGTGTTTCTCGCTGCTATTACCATCCTCAACATGTTCGGCACGTTGGGATACGCCGAGGAGGAATTCTGGGCGGCGTGCTTCAAACTCACATCGATTTCTATCTTTATGATAATCGCACTGGTGCTGGTTTGTGGCGGGGGTCCGTCGAGTGGGAGCTACGATACGTATCAGGGCTTTAAGCTATGGCATGACCCTGGTGCTTTCAAGAACGGATTTAAGGGATTTTGCTCTGTTTTCGTAACAGCGGCGTTTTCATTTGCGGGCTCGGAACTTGTGGGTTTGGCAGCTGCTGAGTCTCGAAATCCTACTGCTTCGGTTCCTGCAGCTATCAAGCAGGTCTTTTGGAGAATCTGCTTGTTTTACATTGTTGCGCTGCTGTTCGTTGGATTGTTGATCAGCTGCAATGATGAGAATCTTCTCAGCTCGAGTTCTTACTCCAACAGCGCAGCTTCGCCATTCGTTCTTGTTGGAAAATATTCCGGCCTCAAGGGTCTCGATCACTACATGAACGCCGTCATCCTCTCATCCGTCTTATCCCTCGGCATCGCCTCAGTGTATGGCGGATCGCGCAcacttcttgcccttgcgcAGCAGGGTTTTGCGCCAAAGATCTTTACTTGGGTTGATCGAGCGGGTCGACCTTTACCGTCTGTTGGATTCATCATTGCTTTTGGATGCCTTGCTTTCTTGAACCTTGATGCAGCTGGTCCTGTTATTTTTGACTGGCTTTTGGCTTTGTCGGGATTGGCCATGCTTGTTTGCTGGGGATCGATCTGTCTTGCGCATATTCGATTTAGAGCGGCGTGGAAGTATAATGGACATACGCTCGATGAAATCCCGTTCAAGGCTATTGGTGGCGTTTGGGGATCATGGTTGGGGTTGATCTTTGTTGTTGTCATTCTCATTGCTCAG TTCTACGTGGCCATTGTCGCCCCTGTTGGCGAGTCCGGAATGGGTACTGTTGAGGATTTCTTCATGCAATATCTTGGACTCCCTATTGTGCTGGCTTTCTGGGCTGGAGGATATCTCTGGAAGAGGACAAGTTGGATCAgcattgagaagattgataTCGATACGGGCCGACGTGAACATGATTGGGAGGCTATCAATGCTTGGAGGACAGAGCTCGCTACGTTTCCCTGGTGGAAGCGATTGAG GAACTGGGCCTTTCAGCTCAATCGCACTGCTACCACGGCTCCGAATCTCAAAGAGATTCAATTACAAGCTAATATGGACACTACCATGAACAACGCAGACCCGCAGTCATATTCTGACTTCCCATGGGACTCACTAATCGACACATTTCCTTTCCTAACCAACCAAGCCTACCAAGCACTATCCATCCAACTAGAATTCTTTCGCAATATGGGCACCATGAACCTCTCTCTTCCTGAAGATGCTAGCGCAAAAGAAATATTGAAGACAATCCTCGATAAAGCAAAACTCGTCAATGAACTGATGTCCATTTTGACTCACAGCTCTGAACTTCTCATTGAGTTGAAGAATATGGAATATGACGAGATGGTCGATGCAAGGAGAGAGGAAGTCAGCAGCATGATTGATGAGGCGGGGGAGAATATTGAAAAGGTTATTACTATGCAGAAAGAGGAAGTTGAGAGAGGACTGAGGCAGGAAGTTGCTGAACCGGGACTGGCGGAAGTCCAGGATCAACAAAGACGTACAGAACAGGAAATGCTTTTGCAACAAAGGATTAGTGAGCTAGGTTTGGGAGCTCCAGGACCTTCAGAAACACGGATACCGTCTGTGCAGCCACCAGCTCACCAGCAAAGTCATTTGCCACAACAACGCACTATACCACAGCAAATTCCAGGGCTTCACCATGCTTCTTCTGCACTACCAACGGGAAATCAAGGATACAATCCAGTACCACTACACAACCCAGTTCCGGCACATAGCCAGGCACCAGGACATGGTCAACTTCCAGGGCATGCTCAAATTTCAGGACATGGCCAGGTCCCAGCATGCCCCCTCCCTCAAACAGTCCCCATACAGAGACGAGATAGCGTATACACCGAAACAAGCACCACAAGCTCTGATGACTCTGAGATTCTCAGAATGATGGATAaggagctgaagaagcaaaaacaAAAAGACAGAGCTGCCAAGAGAATggcaaagatgaagaaagagcGGGAGAGGGGCGAC